Proteins from a single region of Chryseobacterium sp. W4I1:
- a CDS encoding MFS transporter, with protein sequence MLKEASEKRIRLITIMAFVSIPLSGFVTDIYLPSFPSMANEMHVSEKDIQITLTSYLLSYGISQLFVGGILDSIGRYRPKLLALFLLVSSSILITMTNSILLICLLRILQGAAVSVLVVSTRAIFVDLYDSEKVKHYLSYFTIVWSCGPILAPFLGGYLEKLFNWHANFYFLALYAGALFLFEWFFSGESLPEKKKLNLSENISLYKMMLKNRIFMLGVLILGFSYSIVMLFNITGPFIIENTFHFTPVVIGYCTLILGFSWMIGGFIGKHRLKLDFKERILQPIILQLILIAGLITTSFYAESLFIMVPFAFFIHICSGILFTSFFTTSMLYFPKNAGTAGGLMGGMVYVITSITSFIISVSGNVSEQGGLAWRYLAIAIILLGIILVMHQAVKKKEEAEN encoded by the coding sequence TTGTTGAAAGAAGCGTCTGAAAAAAGAATCAGACTAATAACCATTATGGCTTTTGTGTCTATCCCGCTGTCGGGGTTTGTCACAGACATTTACCTGCCTTCATTTCCATCGATGGCCAATGAAATGCATGTCTCGGAAAAAGATATCCAGATTACCTTAACATCTTATTTACTGAGCTACGGAATTTCGCAGCTTTTTGTAGGCGGAATTCTGGACAGTATCGGGCGTTACCGTCCCAAGTTGCTTGCCTTATTTTTATTGGTCAGCAGCAGTATTCTGATTACGATGACCAACAGTATTCTGCTGATCTGTCTTCTGCGAATCCTTCAGGGAGCTGCAGTTTCTGTTCTGGTGGTATCTACCCGTGCTATTTTTGTGGATCTCTATGATTCTGAAAAAGTAAAGCATTATCTGAGCTATTTTACGATTGTCTGGTCATGCGGACCTATCCTTGCGCCCTTCCTTGGTGGATATCTTGAGAAACTGTTTAACTGGCATGCTAATTTTTATTTCCTGGCTTTATATGCAGGAGCCCTGTTCCTTTTTGAATGGTTTTTCAGCGGTGAAAGCCTGCCGGAGAAAAAGAAGCTTAATCTTTCCGAAAATATCAGCCTTTATAAAATGATGCTGAAAAACAGGATTTTTATGCTTGGGGTCCTTATTTTAGGATTCAGTTATTCTATTGTGATGCTTTTCAATATCACTGGACCATTTATTATTGAAAACACATTTCACTTTACTCCTGTTGTGATTGGATATTGTACTCTTATTTTAGGATTTTCATGGATGATTGGCGGTTTTATAGGAAAACACAGACTTAAACTTGACTTTAAAGAAAGAATCCTGCAGCCTATTATTTTACAGCTTATCCTTATCGCAGGACTGATTACAACCAGCTTTTATGCGGAAAGCCTTTTTATTATGGTTCCTTTTGCATTCTTTATTCACATATGTTCGGGGATTTTATTTACCTCATTTTTTACCACAAGTATGCTCTACTTTCCTAAGAATGCAGGAACAGCTGGTGGATTGATGGGAGGCATGGTGTATGTGATCACTTCAATTACCAGTTTCATCATTTCGGTAAGTGGAAATGTCAGTGAACAGGGAGGTCTTGCCTGGCGTTATTTGGCCATTGCCATTATCCTTTTGGGAATTATCCTTGTCATGCATCAGGCAGTGAAAAAAAAAGAAGAAGCAGAGAACTAA